GGTGCTAAAAATGATACAGTCCATATCGTTTATTTTGATTACCGAGAAGGTGGTGATAAAATATACTACCAACGCTCAATAAATGGTGGTATTTCCTGGGAACCCGAGACCGTGATTGTTGATACCCCTGCAGTATATCCAGGTCCGCCCGTAGTTTCGCTTGCTGTATCAAGTTCAGGCGGAGTTCATATTGTTTGGTGTGATTATCTACGCGGAAATGATGATGAAATATTTTACAAACGTTCTACAAATGGTGGAACAGACTGGTTACCTGATACCATGCTTACCCGGGATAATTTCATGGTTGAGAACGATTCCTGGGCATCCATTGCTACTGCTGGTCAGCTGATACATATAGTATGGCATGACTTTAAATGGGATGGTGCACAACTTAACTGGGATATTTTTTATAAAAGGTCAACAGATAATGGTACCCACTGGGAACCGGAACAGCGATTGACTGTTCATCCAGGCCAATCAGGTCCGCCATCAATCGCCGCATCAGATTCTATGGTATATGTTGTATGGACTGATTGGCGTGACGGTAATCCTGAAATATATTTCAAACGCTCAACGAATTTTGGTTTGAACTGGGGACCTGATACAAGGCTTACCAGTGACGGTGCAAACTCATATATGCCCACGATTGGCGCAAGTAGTGCATCAGTCCACATTGCTTGGTTTGATAATCGGGATGGTGATTGGGAAATTTATTATAAGCGTTCTACTGACTGTGGCAATACCTGGAGCGGTGATATAAGATTGACTGATTCACCCGGTGAATCTTCACACCCATCCATCGCAGTTGCCGGTAATCATCTCCATCTTGTCTGGCAGGACCAGCGGGATGGTAATTACGAGATATACTACAAAAATTCTTTTGACGATGGCAGAAACTGGAGTCCTGATACAGGGTTGACCTCTGACCCTTCGCCATCTTTCTATCCCTCAGTCGCTGTTTGGGGAGATAAAGTCCATATCGTCTGGACTGATGAGCGGGATGGTAATCGGGAGATTTACTACAAGCGAAATCCAACAGGTAATGCTAAAATAGAAGAAAGAGAATTTAAAAATCAGAGAGTGGCGAGAACGATAAAAGCTATCCCCAATCCATTTTCTGATTATACAGTGGTATCAGGATATGAACAAGAATTTTTTAATATCTTTGATATTTCAGGAAGGTATCTTGGAAAAGAAAAGGGCATTAGGCTCGGAGCAGAACTACCTAACGGAGTTTATTTTATTGAAGAGATAATCAACCGCAAGAGAATTACTATTATTAAAGTGAAGTAAAAAAGAACTAAGTCATTAAGCTTTATTGAGTACTAAGAAAAAATAATTAATAAATTCAAGATTGCATACACCACAAGGAATATGTAGAAGCATATTCTATCCAGACGCCTTGAAGATTCCTCTTTACCGCTTGTGAATAATCTTAATGACACAATAGATTCAGCAATTGATAGAAAAATAAAAAAGATTGATACGATGTGTAATTTGTCGGTGAGTGTTATGATATTTGTATCAGGTAATAAAGACGCAATTACAACCTGACTTGCAACCGCAGCAAACAATGCACCTGCACCCAGTCCGAATCTCGGGTCAAGGTCGGTTGGTTTTATAAAAAGGGCAATCAAGGCTACAAGTGCGGCAATAAAGACCGTAAATAATAATTTAAAGAAATAACCATAGCCTGGTCTGATAATATCCACCGAAAAGATAAATCGTGAATAGATTGAGGCATTATTTGTGGGCAGGGAGATGTCTCCATAATTAGTTTTATAAGTATGGGCAGAAACCATAGCATTTGTTTTTCCTACACTCCATCCCGGAACCTGAACCTGCGGATCAATCCTGCTGTTCTCCGTATCTGGTATATATTTCAGCTTGAATTCTTCGTTTTCGTTATCTTCTATTTCTATTGTTAGCGTATGATTATCAAGGGGAAAGCGGGAAATATCCCAGAATTTTTTTATTGTGGCTACAACCCGACAAACACCATAGTTAAATCCATTTACTTTATCTTGATATAAACCTTCTTTTGATTCAATATGTCCATTCACCACATCAAAACTCTCAAGGGGATTCAAGTTTTTATCTTTCCAGCGAAACCAGATATAAAAATCGGCGACGAATTGATTGTCTTTTAAACTTATGCTCGTTATCTGATTGAGATAAATACCAACATATACCTGCTCTGGCTTCTGTTCCTGGGCAAAACAAGGCTGTATCCACAGAAACAGTAATATGTTCAGAAAGGTATTTGTTTTATATAAAGAGTTATTAATGATATTCATAACAAACCTCCTAACAATTTAACCAAACCGTTTCGCATTTCGCAACCGCAAAACCACTTCCGCTGCCAACTCATTTTTCAGTCACACCTGCTCTTGAATTCTTCAATTAATGCCTCATCCAGACGATCTGCATGATAACTCACTCTTTCAATCATCACCTTGAGTTCTCCAGAATCAAGCCCTTTTAATTCACGATTCTCCGCAAGATAGACCCACTGGTCGCGGACAAAGAATTTTGCGCCCATTAATTGATAGTTTAACTCAAGTAATCTTTTGTAGAAGGGCAAAAGATTTCTTGATGGTAAAAGCATAAGTGGACAGGATATTTCCACATAATCAATATCTTCAATTTTAAAGATATCTATATATATCAATGCAGAACCGCGGTATGCTGACCACAAAGTCCTTGGTCTGTGTCGACATTTTTCCGGGTCAAGACCAAAACTTGCCAGTAAGTCATTGACCATCTTTTCGTAACAGGCAATATCTACTTCTTCTTTTTGTGTTTGTTGTTTTTTACTGAACATTCTTCCCCCTAAAATTTAAAACCGCAATTTTTGCAGAAATTCGCTGAAGAATCATTTGATGTCTTGCACTTTGGGCAGACCTTTAATCCTACCTTCACTTTTTGAACGGGTTGTTCCTGCGTTTCAACTTCATCTGGTTTTTTCTTTTCAAGTTTTTGGGTGCCACAATTCTTGCAATATTCTGCCTTTGATGTTTTAATAAATTCATCGCTGAGATAACCACAAATCGGACAGTAATACATTTCAAGTAATTTAGAATGGACGCTGTTCAAGTAGTTCAAGATTTCTTTTATTGAATTGACAGGAATTGCAAAACTCATATTATCTGCCTCACCAACAACCCAGGTATTTATGCCAACAACTTCGCCCTTTGCATTTATCAATGGTCCACCACTATTCCCGGGATTTATCGGAACATCTGTCTGAATATAATTAATCCCTTTTACGGTACGTTTTTTGCAACTTATTATTCCTTTGGAAACAGTAAAATCATAACCATAAGGATGGCCTATAGCCATTACTGTTTCACCTTCTTTTATTGAATTGCTGTCAGCAAGGGGTATGGGCCGTGATTGATTGATATTTGCTAAACAAAAGGCAAAATCAATATCATTGTCTGCATATACAACAGTTGATTCAACCTCTTGTTTATTATGGAGTTGTATTTTGACAAAGGTATCAAGTTCAATGGTATGTTTGTTTGTTATAAATAGACCTTTATCATTTACAAAAAAACCCGAGCCCCTGCCCTGATTGGGTAGTTTTATCACAACAATTGATTCTTTTATTGCGTCTATGATTGAAGAAACGTCATCCATGACAACCTCCCTATTAAAAGACCGAAAACCGAATAAGAATAAATTAACAAAGAATGGAAAATCCCCCTTGGCTCCCCCTTTACAAAAGGGGGAAACAGGGGGATTGTATTACACAAATTTTTATTAGAATTTGACACTGAAATTTTTATATCCTTTTTCCTTTTCGGAAAATTTTACATCAACCTTTGTTACATGTGCTGTCCTTGGTCCAATTTTAAGTTCGTTTATGAAATCATTCAATATCCCCTTCTCCCCTTCGGCAACAACAAGAACACTCCCATCAGGAAGATTCTGGACATATCCGGTTATGCCATATTCCCGGGCTTTCTGAATAGCAAAAAATCTGTAGCCTACACCCTGGACAACACCCTGGACAATTATTTCAGCATGCAATTTAACTTCCTCGTTATTCGTTATACGGTTTCGCTGCCCGTATCGTTATAAGTTGTAGTCTTGAAGTTTGTAACCAAAGACATAAAACAAAAAACGATACCGGCTGCCATGCCTTACAACATTTAACGTGAAACATTCTTAACCTTCAATTATCTCAAATGCCTTTTCCACTGCCTGCTTGGCTGTTTTTACATGGATTATCGGGGCATCTATCTTCCAGGTATTAATCCCGATCACCGGCACATTGAACATAAGGCAGTAAGCAATCTCAGTTAGTGTTCCGTATTTCCCATCAATGGCAATTGCACAATCACAGGTGCGGGCAATGATGATATTCCGTGCCTGATTCATTCCTGTAACTATTGGAATATCAACATATTCATTAGCAGTTCTTTTGTCGGTTCCCGGTAGAATTCCAATTACAAGACCTCCCGCCTCTTTTGCGCCCCTTGATGCTGCCTCCATTACCCCACCAAGGCCGCCCGTGATTAAAATCGCTCCATTCTCAGCAATCAAAGCGCCGACTTCCTCGGCAATCCTTAAATTTTTTTCGCTCGTCTCTGCACCACCAATTACTGCAATTATCTTTTTGTCCATAAAAATTCCTTTTTTAATTCTCGTAGAGACAGTCCTTACCTCCCTGCGCTTATGCAGACAGGTGGCTATCTGTTTCGTAACTTCAATTATCCCCTCTCCTGTCCTCTCCCTTCAAAAAGGAGGGGATAAAGGTGAGAATTCCTTAACATCGGGGCGGTGGGATTTGAACCCACGACCTCATGGTCCCGAACCATGCGCGCTAAACCACTGCGCCACACCCCGATTAAATAAATGCCTAAAAGTCCAAAATACCTAAATTGCAAAAAACAGTTAAACCCATTAAACTTTTTTTATTTATCTTCCCAGCCTTCCTTGCCCACAAGCGGCACGAAGGTGCATTCAAAAAGTTCCTTTCTTGTTATTACGCCTTTATGTTTTTTTATAACATTCAAGGTCTGAAGATATTCACCACCGATTGGAATGACCAATCTTCCTTTGTCTGCTAACTGGTCAATCAATGCCCTCGGTGTCTCTGGAGCACCCGCAGTAACTATGATTCCATCGTAAGGTGCATAATCAGGCCAGCCCACGCTACCATCTCCGACCAAAAAATTTATGTTATTAAATCCAAGTTCATTAAGAATTTTTCGTGCCCGAAAACTCAATTCAGAAATTCTTTCAATTGTAAAGACCCGATTACACAGAAGAGCAAGTATCGCGGTCTGATAGCCCGAACCTGTTCCAATTTCCAATACCGATTCATTCCCTTTCAATTCCAGCAACTCTGTCATCACCGCGACCATATAAGGCTGACTTATTGTCTGGCCGTTACCAATCGGCAACGGATAGTCATTATAAGCCTGATGGTAATAAGTTTTATCAACAAATAAATGGCGGGGAACACGGAGCATTGCATCAATAACCCGTTCATCCTTGACACCTCTTCCAATGATTTGCTCTTTGACCATCCGCTCCCTTTCCACTCGCCATTCTTTAACCTCAATCACTTATATAGAATACTGAAAATATCAGAAAAGTCAAGATGTGGAGATGCTGGATCCTTTCCGCTTTCTCCTCCTTTTCATAATATCATAATGTAGAGCGAACATTCAAAGGCTGTGTCGTAATCCATAAAAATTGTAGGCGCAGGCTTCAGCCTGCGGATAAGTATGTCGAAATCTAAAGGTTTTTCGCACCCTAAAGGGTGCGGCTACTGCAAAATTTTTATGGCAACACAGATTCTCTAACTTTGCATAAAGCAAATTTCAATCTACTACTACAATACTTTCTTTGTTTCTTAAGAAACAAAGAAAGTTATTTTTGTTGCATTCTTTTCTTAATGAGTCCAATCAATAGCCGGTTGTATTCAAGGTTGACCGAATTATTAAGAGAATAAAGCGTTTCACCTTTAAATCGCTGGGATTTTAAAAGTCCTGCTTTCTCAAGAGTTTTGAGATGACCTGCCACGGTCTTATAAGGTCTATTTATTTCTGTTGCTATTTCATTGAGTGATATTTGTCCGTTCCTAATAAGTAGTTGGACGATTTCAATCCTTGTTTCATTTGCTAATGCCTTTAATAATCTCAATAAAAAATCCATTTCAACTCCTTGATTAAATTATTATATATAAATTCGCGACCAAGTCAATTTCTTTGTTTCTTAAGAAACAAAGAAATAAAAATTTTCAGTTGGAAAATTTGAAACAGGGAGGCTGCGAAAAGCGGATATGAAAATAGCGGATGGATAAGGATTAGCGTTTAATAAATTGACAGGACACTTTTGGTGATTAAAATTGAATATGGAACAAGAAAAACAAAGATTGCGGGAAGAGATATGGAAGTTGCTGGAAGAAAAAGGGATTGCGCGGTTCCCGCTGCCATTGAAAGACCGAATTCCTAATTTTGAAGGTTCGGAAAAGGCAGCGATATTGCTTACAACACTACAGGAATGGAAAGATGCAAAAATGATCTTTGCCAATCCTGACTATGCCCAGAAGCCGGTGAGGGAATTGTGCCTTAAACAGGGAAAGACCCTGATAATGGCAACCCCAAAACTTAAAGAAGGTTTCTTGAAGATTGAACCCCAGAGAGTCAAAGGCAATGAATCTGAGGCATCTACGATTGCCGGTGCATTCAAGTATGGAATAAAAATAAAAGAACTCATAAAACC
The genomic region above belongs to candidate division WOR-3 bacterium and contains:
- a CDS encoding YbjN domain-containing protein, with protein sequence MFSKKQQTQKEEVDIACYEKMVNDLLASFGLDPEKCRHRPRTLWSAYRGSALIYIDIFKIEDIDYVEISCPLMLLPSRNLLPFYKRLLELNYQLMGAKFFVRDQWVYLAENRELKGLDSGELKVMIERVSYHADRLDEALIEEFKSRCD
- a CDS encoding trypsin-like peptidase domain-containing protein; protein product: MDDVSSIIDAIKESIVVIKLPNQGRGSGFFVNDKGLFITNKHTIELDTFVKIQLHNKQEVESTVVYADNDIDFAFCLANINQSRPIPLADSNSIKEGETVMAIGHPYGYDFTVSKGIISCKKRTVKGINYIQTDVPINPGNSGGPLINAKGEVVGINTWVVGEADNMSFAIPVNSIKEILNYLNSVHSKLLEMYYCPICGYLSDEFIKTSKAEYCKNCGTQKLEKKKPDEVETQEQPVQKVKVGLKVCPKCKTSNDSSANFCKNCGFKF
- a CDS encoding acylphosphatase, yielding MHAEIIVQGVVQGVGYRFFAIQKAREYGITGYVQNLPDGSVLVVAEGEKGILNDFINELKIGPRTAHVTKVDVKFSEKEKGYKNFSVKF
- a CDS encoding TIGR00725 family protein; protein product: MDKKIIAVIGGAETSEKNLRIAEEVGALIAENGAILITGGLGGVMEAASRGAKEAGGLVIGILPGTDKRTANEYVDIPIVTGMNQARNIIIARTCDCAIAIDGKYGTLTEIAYCLMFNVPVIGINTWKIDAPIIHVKTAKQAVEKAFEIIEG
- a CDS encoding protein-L-isoaspartate(D-aspartate) O-methyltransferase produces the protein MVKEQIIGRGVKDERVIDAMLRVPRHLFVDKTYYHQAYNDYPLPIGNGQTISQPYMVAVMTELLELKGNESVLEIGTGSGYQTAILALLCNRVFTIERISELSFRARKILNELGFNNINFLVGDGSVGWPDYAPYDGIIVTAGAPETPRALIDQLADKGRLVIPIGGEYLQTLNVIKKHKGVITRKELFECTFVPLVGKEGWEDK
- a CDS encoding metalloregulator ArsR/SmtB family transcription factor, whose product is MDFLLRLLKALANETRIEIVQLLIRNGQISLNEIATEINRPYKTVAGHLKTLEKAGLLKSQRFKGETLYSLNNSVNLEYNRLLIGLIKKRMQQK
- a CDS encoding 5-formyltetrahydrofolate cyclo-ligase, whose amino-acid sequence is MEQEKQRLREEIWKLLEEKGIARFPLPLKDRIPNFEGSEKAAILLTTLQEWKDAKMIFANPDYAQKPVRELCLKQGKTLIMATPKLKEGFLKIEPQRVKGNESEASTIAGAFKYGIKIKELIKPDLIITGCVAVDKEGWRLGKGGGYGDREISMHLEKFGKITVATTLHELQIVDRVPHNKYDTKVDYIVTPQRIIKI